Genomic window (Candidatus Vicinibacter proximus):
TGGGTAGTTTTAAAACGGTGAATCAAAGAGATCAGGCTTGAAGCGAGTATCGCACCTGTAAAGGCATAAAAGACATCTTTCTGTGCATCCCAGACATCACCCTGAGTCCCAAGATAGGCAGCCCCTTGTTCAGTAAAGAATATGTCTGCAACAGCCCATTCTATAAGTTCATAAATACCTCCGATGGAAAGTGAAATTTCAATCGGCGTGATCCAGGAGGCTGATTTGGGATATTTCAGCCATTGTATGAATAATTCTCGAATAGGGTAGGCCAACAAAAAACCAAAACTAAAATGCACAATCCGATCATATTGATTTCTGGAAGTGTGCAATAAATCTTGAAGATAAAACCCAAGAGGATTTTCAGCATAAGTGTATTTTGAACCATATACATGCATACAGAGATAAATGCAAATGAAGAGATATGTCAAGTCACTGAATTGATATTTTTTAAAAGTGCTCATTAAAAAGATGAGCGACAAAATTGTTAAGGTGTTTTCCAAAAACCAATTGTTTAGGTCAGTCGTACCTAGATAGGTGTTGATCCAAACAAGAGCAAAAACAATGATGAACAACCACAACCACTTGTTGGATGAAAATGGTATTCTTTCCTTTGAGGTATCAACAGTGAATTTCATATAAAATATTTAAGCAAATACTCAATAATGGGTTTGTTTTTTAGGATCGGTTGGTTCTTGAGGATGGTAAATATACATATTTTAAGCATATCATTTCATTGCTGGCGCAAGTTTTATCCTTTGCTGGCGCAAGTTTGCAACTTGTGCTATAATCTACCTTTGCTGGCGCAAGTTTTGAAATTGTGACATATAGTATTTTAATAGCAAAACAAAAGACTTAATTATTTAAAACTTAGTATGCTATCAGTTGTACATGATTTATATACTGGTTCGGGTATAATGCAGTTGGACCAATCCTGACTCAAAAGTGATGGACTTATTAAGTTTTAATTTTAGTCCCGTCCCGGAATCCTTAAATAAGCGTTTGCCGCTTCCAAGAAGTACCGGTATGATGGATATGTAGAATTCATCCACCTGATTAATTTGAAGCAATTCATGGATGATTTCGGCACCGCCATCACAATAGATATTTTTGCCCTCCTTCGACTTTAATTTTTCAATCAATGATTGTAAATCCTCATTGTAAAATATTATGTTGCCTTGATCGGGTCTTTTTGTTCTGGTAATAATATAGGATTCTTTATCCTGATGCGGAAAGTTATGTACCAAGGAAATAATTTTATCATAAGTTTTACGTCCGACAATTACAGTATCTACCGTCTTGATGAATTCATGGTAACCATAATCTTCTCCTTCTTTTTCAACCATGGATAGAAATTCGATGTCACCATTTTCTTTTGCAATAAATCCATCTAAACTCATCGCGATGTACACTATTACATTTCTGCCTGAATTATTTTGTTCCATAATATTTAAATTATTTTTCTTTTTTCCTCTGTTGCCGCTCTTACTGGCGCAAGTTTGCAACTTGTGTCATATCTTAACTCTAATTTCTAACTTGTGCCATATCATCATCTTCCCTTTGCTGGCGCAAGTTTGCAACTTGTGCCTCATCAAATAGCTTTTTCCCTTGCTGGCGCAAGTTTGCAACTTGTGCCACATCGCCCTTTGCTGGCGCAAGTTTGCAACTTGTGCCATATCGTTCCAACTTGTGCCATATCATTATCTTCCAATAAAAACATATCCAACTAAATTGGCAGGAACGTCTAGAATTTCAATTTCTATGAGTCCACTTTGACCACAATAGTTGGATGCGCTACTGTATAAATATTGTTCGGCTAGTGAAACAATTCCAGCTTCAACCGGATTGTTATGTAAATAGACAAGCTTTTGAGAAATTACTTTTGGACTAAATATTTCAATTGGATGATTGTCCTGTTGCCAGAATTGAAATTTTTTATTGTTAGAATTATTTCTACCTGCATTAGATAAAATATTTAGCATCCATTCTTTTCTACTTTCATGCGGATTGCTAATAATTGATTCCAATAACTTCTTAGAAGTATATTTTTTTAGGTCGCGTAGAATGTCAGAATGTTTTCCTTTTTCATTACTGGAAAAAATGAGATGAACGTGGTTGGTCATCAGGCACCAGGCATGAATAATCATTCCTTTATTTTTTTGGCAATATTTCAGGCTATCAATAAATATATCTTTGTATTCTTGTCTTGTGAATACATCGACCCAATCAACAGTAGCGAAACTCACAAAATATATTCCTTCAGGGTCTAAGAATTTATACTTCGTACTCATTTGACAAAGATATTATTTTACATTTATATTGTTCTCTGCTGGCGGAAGTTTCCAACTTGTGCCAAATATCATCCTTTGCTGGCGCAAGTTTGCAACTTGTCCCTGATCAAATAGCTTCTTCAGTTAACCTAAAAGAGAACTTATTTAATATCCGGAAGTCTGGTAATATCTTCTATGTGCACAAGGGTTAATTTCCAGGTTTCATCTGGCTGTTTACTCCAAACCAGACTGTAATTGCCCCTTTCTTTAAGGACTGGTCCTCCGGGGGGTGTAAGGTCAAGTGTATAGGTTCCCCCATCGTAGGCGATGGTGGAAGTGGTCTCTCGAATGAGAGAAGTGGTTTTGATGTTACTTAAGACTTTTATTCCTCCGCTGATCCAATTTTGAGCGATTGAGTCAAGGCCATGGTGGATAATAGAGTCATTCATTACGATGGCGTGGGAAGCGATTGTATGGGCAATGGCTGCAGAATCCTTCGCATTCCATCCCGCAAGGAAAAGATTGTTTAATGAATCCAGGTTGACATTTTTACAAAAAGGTCGTCCGCAGTCGAAGGGATCTTGCTTTTGATGGCAGCTGGTCAAAAGTATACCAATACAAAGGATACACACATTTCTCATTTTGATTTGTATTATTTTAGATCATGTAACAATTCGGGGTATTGAGTCCCCCGACACTTCTTTCAAAAATAATACAATGTTTTGATATCTCGCATTAAAATATTCTAACCCAGAATTTTAATAACTATTTTGGGTTTAATGCATGAAAGTAATGAAAAAAAATAATTCCAACAGCTGTGCAATTTAGTTATGCGGCATGTAAAGTGAAGTATTAAAGTTATTAATTCTCTTTTTTATCCGATATTTCCAGGATGACTTTTTAATCAATCTGGCAAACTTCCTTAAGGTTCGATTATAATTTTTTGCGTAGCTTTTTCATAGTCTGTTTCCACTACAAGGAGGCAGCCACCTTCCTTAACTTGGGCATCCATTCTTCTCTCATAACTATGGTCACCAGGAGGCATATTTGGAAATATTTTGGTCTCTATGATTCTACCTTGAATGGAGTAAATTGAAATTTTCACATCGGCGGATTTTTTCAAATGATATTTTAGTATAAAATTTCCATCGTTGGGATTAGGATACGCCATGAGTTTTAAACTCCCATAGCTTTGCTCATTGATTTCATGTATCCTTGTACTTGAATTTCTGATTAATTTCACTTTGAATATCTGGCTGCTGGCTGTGCTTTCCACTCCGTCATTCACCCAGAAAATATTTGCAGCAGAGCTGCTGATTCCTCCATAGAGGTAGCCTAAATCAATTGTGTCGTTGATGATTTCATCTAATTTTATGACCCCATTATCGTACACGGCTATTTTTTCATTAAGGATGAATTCCGAACCTGCGCCCAATAGAGCTGGCATTTCAGTGGGTAGTTTGTATTCTGCCATAACACCCCTGGAATCTCTTGTTACCCTCGCAATTGTTTTTACAAAAGGCACATTATTGTCCTGAACTAAAATCCCTGCACTGTCATAATACTGTGCAATACCTCCAAAAAAAAGAGTGTGCATCTCATTTTTCAATTTAGAATAAATAGGAACATGGGCACAATGGTAATGATTGTAATATTGTGAAAAATCATTGTTCACTTGATAACCTTGACTGTCAATGTTGACGCAATTTAAATAGGGAAGATCGAATCCGGTTTGAAAAACTCCTGAAAAAGCGGTGAGACCCTCTTCTCCATTGGGCAGTATTTGTGCAGTGACGTTGTAATCTCTTCGGTGAAGATTTGCAGCATCAGTGAAAGAAGCCAGAGCCTGGACAACTAGATTGGTTCCGTCATCATCCAATTTAAACTTCCTGATTTGATTGGTGTAATCCTGTGTAAATCCCGGGCCATGTGTAGGTCCCATAGGATTGTATCTGCCAATAAATTTTTGACCTCCTACCAGATAATAGTTGTCGTATATTTTTTCCAAATGCCCTCCCGTAACTTGAAACAATGGATTAGAAATTTGACGAACAAATTGCTTAAACTCAGAATGTTTAATGATTGCATTGATCGTTGCTGGAACATCAATCGCTGTTAGGGTGCCAAAGGTGGTGTGATCACCTTCCATATCGCTGAAGCCATAACCTCCCACGACATAGAGAGTATTCCCCTCCTGATAAAATTCCATGTTGGTGGACTTAAGTTGTTCCTGAATTGCGGATGGTAAAGAACTTATTGAAGATGTCCAGGTCTGAAGATTGACTGGGTCAACCACGATCAACTGTGTATTGTGTCCTGCAAGATCAAATGCAGCAAATGGTTGACGACGGTGAAGACCATCCAATCGTCCCCCTACAATCAACCATTTTCCTTCATGTTGGCCAAAAGCAAAGGACTGAAGTCCTCCTAGCTCTGCAATGTTCACTGGTTCTAAAATTATGTTGAACGGAGCGCTTTGTGTAAATACACTCCCCCAAGTCAGCCACAATAAAACAATAATTAAAAATCGGCATTTTAATTTCATGTAAGACATTTTTATAGGCCGAAGTTATCCACAATAAATTTCAACTTTAGTAACATTTGTTACAATATGATTTTTCTTGTATCCAATATATTAAGGCTGGAACGCAAACATGGAAGAATTGAAAAAAGGAGTTTTATTTACAGAAGGTCAGTTATTTTCAAAATTAAAATGAAAGTTTTTCTTGAAAATGAACATCCATTATTATTGTAATATTTTATTCAGCATTCACCATTTTTAAAATCATTATTTAATTTCCAATGCAGTGATGGTATTTTGCGTTCTTGGTTCAAAGTACCCTACTACTACTTTTCCATTGGCCTGAACAATTTCAGGAGTAATGAAGAATGAAAATTTTTCAAATCGATCATGGTCATCTGTTATCTTGAGTTCGCCTGGAAGATCTCCTGTTGTCACCACATTCGCCTGGCTCAGTATTCCCGTTATTTTATTAAATGATTTAGCTGCGACTTCAGATTCCGCTTCTGACAAAAGGGATTTCCCATCCAATTTTAAGTCAAGCAAGGCGTTTTCGGACTTGGTGGTATATGCAAACGCAACGTATTTACCCGTTGAGTTTATCAGTGTTTGTAAATCAACTGATTTAATTTCTTCCACATTCAGACTATAGGAATTAGAAAAACCCTTCTCCGGAAAATCGATGGTGATGGTAAAAAATGGATAACCGGAGTCTTCCACATTCTTCAGCAATCCCATTGCTTGAATAGTTGGATGGTCTGTTACAGATGGGAGCGATACTTCAGGAAAACTATCTTTTAATACCACCTCTTTAGCAGATGTGTCACTTTTAGAATTGCAGGAAATGAAGATAGTGTTCAAGCAAATAAAGCCCAACAGGAGCAAAAATGAAAAACGCAGTGAAAACATGTTGATAAATTTTAGTGACAATAAATTAAATGGGCAAGTAAGTTTTTAATTGGAGGAATTAAAAATTTTACTTTTCAAATTAGTGTAAAATTGGTCATTAATTTCATTCAAATCTATAACTTCATTAATACCCCACCGCCCCGCCATCAGGACTGGAAGAATCTGCAGCACCTATGTAAATTTTTAAAGCCGGATTATAAGTGATGCCCATTAAGGATCCGAGTATGTCCACTTCTTGCAATTTATGTCCCATTAGTTGAAGTGATTTTCTGGTGTCCGGAGACAAAAGATGTTTTTCATAGTAAATCACGTCGGGTAGCCATTGATGGTGAATTTTCATGGCCTCAATGGCCTGGTCAATTTGCATGTCATAAGAGAGCACATTCAAGATCGTTTGAAATACTGTATTAATGATGGTTCTTCCTCCGGGACTACCAATTAATAGAAACGGTTTGCCATCCTTAGCTACAATAGTGGGTGTCATACTCGAGAGCATTCTTTTTTCAGGTGCAATAATATTTGCAGCAGATCCAATTTGACCTTGTGAGTTGGTAACTCCCGGGACAGGATTAAAATCTCCCATCTCGTTGTTGAAAATAAAGCCAAGTTTATTGGAACCCATTTTTGAGCCATAGCTATCCTCCAGGGTGTAGGTCAGCGATACTGCGTTTCCATCTTTGTCCACCACAGAAAAGTGAGTGGTATTATTTCCATCATAAGTTTGACCAAATGTGGAAGAGTCACTTTTGGAAGCTGAATTCATATCAATTTGTCTGAAACGGTTTTTAGCAAATTCTTTTGAAGTCAATTTTTCAATCGGCATGTT
Coding sequences:
- a CDS encoding DUF2238 domain-containing protein, yielding MKFTVDTSKERIPFSSNKWLWLFIIVFALVWINTYLGTTDLNNWFLENTLTILSLIFLMSTFKKYQFSDLTYLFICIYLCMHVYGSKYTYAENPLGFYLQDLLHTSRNQYDRIVHFSFGFLLAYPIRELFIQWLKYPKSASWITPIEISLSIGGIYELIEWAVADIFFTEQGAAYLGTQGDVWDAQKDVFYAFTGAILASSLISLIHRFKTTQQSKQILTS
- a CDS encoding dihydrofolate reductase — encoded protein: MEQNNSGRNVIVYIAMSLDGFIAKENGDIEFLSMVEKEGEDYGYHEFIKTVDTVIVGRKTYDKIISLVHNFPHQDKESYIITRTKRPDQGNIIFYNEDLQSLIEKLKSKEGKNIYCDGGAEIIHELLQINQVDEFYISIIPVLLGSGKRLFKDSGTGLKLKLNKSITFESGLVQLHYTRTSI
- a CDS encoding transposase, yielding MSTKYKFLDPEGIYFVSFATVDWVDVFTRQEYKDIFIDSLKYCQKNKGMIIHAWCLMTNHVHLIFSSNEKGKHSDILRDLKKYTSKKLLESIISNPHESRKEWMLNILSNAGRNNSNNKKFQFWQQDNHPIEIFSPKVISQKLVYLHNNPVEAGIVSLAEQYLYSSASNYCGQSGLIEIEILDVPANLVGYVFIGR
- a CDS encoding nuclear transport factor 2 family protein, with translation MCILCIGILLTSCHQKQDPFDCGRPFCKNVNLDSLNNLFLAGWNAKDSAAIAHTIASHAIVMNDSIIHHGLDSIAQNWISGGIKVLSNIKTTSLIRETTSTIAYDGGTYTLDLTPPGGPVLKERGNYSLVWSKQPDETWKLTLVHIEDITRLPDIK
- a CDS encoding T9SS type A sorting domain-containing protein produces the protein MKLKCRFLIIVLLWLTWGSVFTQSAPFNIILEPVNIAELGGLQSFAFGQHEGKWLIVGGRLDGLHRRQPFAAFDLAGHNTQLIVVDPVNLQTWTSSISSLPSAIQEQLKSTNMEFYQEGNTLYVVGGYGFSDMEGDHTTFGTLTAIDVPATINAIIKHSEFKQFVRQISNPLFQVTGGHLEKIYDNYYLVGGQKFIGRYNPMGPTHGPGFTQDYTNQIRKFKLDDDGTNLVVQALASFTDAANLHRRDYNVTAQILPNGEEGLTAFSGVFQTGFDLPYLNCVNIDSQGYQVNNDFSQYYNHYHCAHVPIYSKLKNEMHTLFFGGIAQYYDSAGILVQDNNVPFVKTIARVTRDSRGVMAEYKLPTEMPALLGAGSEFILNEKIAVYDNGVIKLDEIINDTIDLGYLYGGISSSAANIFWVNDGVESTASSQIFKVKLIRNSSTRIHEINEQSYGSLKLMAYPNPNDGNFILKYHLKKSADVKISIYSIQGRIIETKIFPNMPPGDHSYERRMDAQVKEGGCLLVVETDYEKATQKIIIEP